The following are from one region of the Thermoplasma sp. Kam2015 genome:
- a CDS encoding DUF981 family protein encodes MNSDDMTAEFIDSLAVMLLALGMTTAVGSMYFLFSALGNEKKIQSLLFPAAGIGVFDFLSGFIMSFTWPLPSSYNMLFGDPLLMAGLLLTVSAIAYYKHYDISSVSILLFFLGIYIIIESVGIVNYHLETGNDLLAAMGLYVVDGIAALLSPVMFIDPKKGKAAYIVEAAILAIGTLIALFIGYTAIYGHLLDFIKYFP; translated from the coding sequence TTGAATAGTGATGATATGACTGCTGAATTCATAGATTCATTGGCCGTGATGCTGCTGGCATTGGGAATGACAACAGCCGTTGGATCGATGTATTTCCTATTTTCAGCCCTGGGTAATGAAAAGAAAATTCAGAGTCTTCTGTTCCCGGCGGCTGGTATTGGTGTATTCGATTTTCTAAGCGGTTTCATCATGTCCTTCACATGGCCATTGCCTTCAAGCTACAATATGCTCTTTGGTGATCCACTTCTTATGGCTGGCCTTCTTCTTACGGTTTCAGCCATAGCTTATTATAAGCACTACGATATATCCTCAGTGTCTATACTGCTTTTCTTCCTAGGCATCTATATAATAATAGAGTCGGTAGGGATAGTAAACTATCATCTCGAAACTGGAAATGATCTTCTCGCCGCCATGGGCCTCTATGTTGTAGACGGCATTGCCGCTCTTCTTTCGCCAGTAATGTTCATTGATCCTAAGAAGGGGAAGGCTGCATACATTGTTGAAGCGGCTATACTTGCCATAGGAACGTTGATAGCCCTTTTCATAGGCTATACGGCAATATATGGGCATCTACTTGACTTCATAAAATATTTCCCATAA
- a CDS encoding winged helix-turn-helix domain-containing protein — MLSLDPEYYDEYRRLIWWLFFGTRGGPMRLRIIEYLKDKPSNLNQISASLGINYRTAEHHAKILEDNGVLVSEGDKYGKIYYINPAFANKLELIDKFRKKD; from the coding sequence ATGTTGTCTCTCGATCCAGAGTACTATGATGAATACAGGCGATTGATATGGTGGCTGTTCTTCGGCACCAGGGGAGGCCCTATGCGGTTGCGGATAATTGAATACCTAAAGGATAAGCCTTCGAATCTCAATCAGATAAGTGCTTCCCTTGGAATAAATTACAGAACGGCGGAGCATCATGCTAAGATATTGGAGGATAATGGTGTACTTGTTTCGGAGGGAGATAAATATGGAAAAATATATTATATAAATCCAGCCTTTGCGAATAAATTAGAACTTATAGATAAATTCAGAAAAAAAGATTAG